The genomic segment CATTTTTTCGTCGCTTCCTGCAGCTCTGATATTGGTGAGTTTTTTGGTTTTAGTCACATTAACGACAAGATCGCCCGGACGGTTATGTTCACCGATGACTTGCCCTTCATAAACGTCTTCATTGGGTTCGATGAAAAAAATGCCTCTGTCTTGCAGATTGTGTAAAGAATAAGGGATGGCTTTGCCGGTTTCCATGGAAATAAGAGAACCATTGATACGTCCCGGAATATCTCCCTTATAGGGTTGATATTCCATAAAACGGTGTGTCATAACAGCCTCTCCGGAGGTTTGTGTCATCAATTCATTTTTTAACCCCATCAAACCTCTCGATGGGATAATAAACTTTAGGATCATGCGGTCGCCCTTCATTTGCATGTCAACCATCTCGGCTTTTCTCACAGAAACCAATTCTATGGCTTTGCCGTGAATAGACTCCGGAATGTCGATGGTCAGTTCTTCGACGGGCTCGTATTTTTTTCCATCAAAATCTTTGAAAATCACTTTGGGTTGCCCTATCTGCAATTCATATCCCTCGCGCCGCATAGTTTCGATTAAAATGCTCAGATGCAAAACACCCCTTCCGGAAACTATAAACGATTCGGCCGAAGGGCCGGGTTCCACTTTCAATGCAAGGTTTTTTTCCAGCTCTCTTTCCAATCTTTCTTTTAAATGCCTCGATGTGACAAACTTTCCTTCTTTTCCATAAAATGGTGAGTTGTTGATGGTAAACAGCATACTCATCGTAGGTTCTTCAATTTTAATTGAAGGTAATGCTTCCGGACATTCGGCATCAGCCACTGTATCGCCTATGTCAAATTTTTCAATGCCGGTGATGGCACAAATTTCACCGGCCGCAATCTTATCAACTTTAATTTTGTCAAACCCTTCGAAAATAAATAAATCTTTGATACGGTGTTTTTCAATTTTGCCATCTCTTTTAACTAGAGATACGGTCTGACCGGAAGCCAGAGTGCCTCTTTGCAATTTGCCAATGGCAAAACGGCCAATATAAGGCGAATGGTCAATCGATGTGATGAGGAGTTGTGTTGTTCCATTGGCGACACCAGGTGAAGGAATATACGAAATGATCGTTTGCATCAAAGGTTCAATATTTGACGTGGGAGTTCTCCAATCGGTGCTCATCCAGCCCTGTTTGGCCGAACCATAAATAATGGGAAAATCGAGTTGTTCGTCAGACGCTCCGAGATTCATCATCAGTTCGAAAACACTTTCATAAACTTCTTCAGGATTGCAATTGGGTTTGTCAACTTTATTGACAACCAATACGATTTTGTGCCCCAGCTCGATGGCTTTTTGTGTAACGAACCTGGTTTGTGGCATAGGACCTTCAAATGCGTCTACCAGCAGGATGACGCCGTCGGCCATGTTGAGCACACGTTCAACTTCCCCACCAAAATCAGCATGACCGGGGGTGTCGATGATATTAATTTTATAATCTTGATAACGGACCGAAACATTTTTTGCCAGAATGGTAATGCCTCTTT from the Vicingaceae bacterium genome contains:
- the typA gene encoding GTP-binding protein → MSGKIRNIAIIAHVDHGKTTLVDKMIEFTELFEKHKVPGELIMDSNPLERERGITILAKNVSVRYQDYKINIIDTPGHADFGGEVERVLNMADGVILLVDAFEGPMPQTRFVTQKAIELGHKIVLVVNKVDKPNCNPEEVYESVFELMMNLGASDEQLDFPIIYGSAKQGWMSTDWRTPTSNIEPLMQTIISYIPSPGVANGTTQLLITSIDHSPYIGRFAIGKLQRGTLASGQTVSLVKRDGKIEKHRIKDLFIFEGFDKIKVDKIAAGEICAITGIEKFDIGDTVADAECPEALPSIKIEEPTMSMLFTINNSPFYGKEGKFVTSRHLKERLERELEKNLALKVEPGPSAESFIVSGRGVLHLSILIETMRREGYELQIGQPKVIFKDFDGKKYEPVEELTIDIPESIHGKAIELVSVRKAEMVDMQMKGDRMILKFIIPSRGLMGLKNELMTQTSGEAVMTHRFMEYQPYKGDIPGRINGSLISMETGKAIPYSLHNLQDRGIFFIEPNEDVYEGQVIGEHNRPGDLVVNVTKTKKLTNIRAAGSDEKMKIAPPRKFSLEEALEYIQADEYVEVTPQNIRIRKILLKEHERKRTKN